In Brienomyrus brachyistius isolate T26 chromosome 14, BBRACH_0.4, whole genome shotgun sequence, the following proteins share a genomic window:
- the pomt2 gene encoding protein O-mannosyl-transferase 2, which produces MESQRCQMQPPGKEDLGTLRRRKGGGKTNEREAIRAGRLGGSEGANGRPAAASEDANGQPVEGKRSLQDVHRRTGTCSVLALVAVLSLTTRFYKILEPPHICWDETHFGKMGSFYINRTFFFDVHPPLGKMLIGLAGHLTGYDGSFPFIRPGDKYEHHNYWGMRGLCALLGSCLPPFAYLTVRELSRSSTAALIAAATLVFDTGCITISQYILLDPILMFFIMGSVLCTVKFNQQRHRPFSTPWWLWLVLTGVNLAGALGVKFVGLFVIMLVGLNTAWDLWRLLGDLDIPLAEFWKHLSARVFGLILLPLTLYIMIFAVHFVVLKKSGPGDGFFSSAFQSRLIGNNLHNASMPEYLAYGSTVTVKNIRIAGGYLHSHWHLYPEGVGARQQQVTGYLHKDYNNLWLVQRPNNSEDLSRMPDLVRHGDVIRLEHKETTRFLHSHLHKAPLTKKHLQVTGYGINGTGDPNDLWQVEVCGGRRGDPVKVLRSKVRFLHRATGCVLYSTGKTLPKWGWEQVEVTCSPYLKETPNSQWNIEDHINHKLPNISLSLLKPSFLEILVESHIVMIRGNSGLKPKDHEASSKPWHWPVNYQGLRFSGVNETEYRVYLLGNPVIWWLNLLSIGLYLLMATTAAVLLQRGVQLGGRSQERCRVLLDGGGLLFLGWLLHYLPFYTMGRILYYHHYFPAMLFSSMLTGITLDILLQCGDLLFPLAVARDLHRATQGLLLSAFIYSFYLFHPLSYGMRGPLAHDPASAMAGLRWMESWEF; this is translated from the exons ATGGAGAGCCAGCGATGCCAAATGCAGCCCCCGGGAAAGGAGGATCTCGGTACCTTGCGGAGGCGGAAAGGCGGCGGGAAGACGAACGAACGGGAGGCGATTAGGGCCGGAAGACTGGGGGGCTCCGAGGGGGCGAACGGGCGGCCTGCGGCGGCGTCGGAGGACGCGAACGGGCAGCCTGTGGAGGGGAAGCGCTCGCTGCAGGACGTACATAGGAGGACTGGGACATGCAGTGTATTGGCGCTGGTGGCCGTCCTCTCCTTAACCACCCGCTTCTACAAGATCCTGGAACCGCCGCATATATG CTGGGATGAAACCCACTTTGGAAAAATGGGCAGCTTTTACATCAACAGAACCTTTTTCTTTGATGTTCATCCACCGCTGGGTAAG ATGCTGATTGGTTTAGCTGGTCACCTGACTGGCTACGATGGCAGTTTCCCGTTCATCCGGCCTGGGGATAAATATGAGCATCACAATTACTGGGGGATGAGAGGG CTATGTGCCCTCTTGGGGtcctgtctcccccctttcGCCTACCTCACCGTGCGGGAGCTGTCACGGTCTTCAACTGCAGCCCTCATAGCCGCTGCCACGCTTGTCTTTG ATACCGGCTGCATCACCATCTCTCAGTACATCCTACTGGACCCCATTCTCATGTTTTTCATAATGGGCTCAGTGCTGTGCACGGTCAAGTTCAACCAGCAGAGGCACAG gCCGTTTAGCACCCCCTGGTGGCTGTGGCTGGTGCTGACAGGGGTGAACTTGGCGGGGGCTCTGGGGGTGAAGTTTGTGGGGCTGTTTGTTATCATGCTGGTGGGACTGAATACAGCGTGGGACCTCTGGAGGCTACTCGGAGACCTGGATATCCCTCTG GCGGAGTTTTGGAAGCACTTGTCTGCCCGGGTGTTTGGCCTGATCTTGCTGCCATTGACTTTGTACATCATGATATTCGCTGTGCACTTTGTCGTCTTAAAAAAAAG CGGTCCTGGGGATGGCTTCTTCAGCTCGGCCTTCCAGTCGCGGTTGATCGGAAACAACCTGCACAACGCATCTATGCCTGAGT ACCTGGCGTACGGCTCCACGGTGACGGTGAAGAACATCCGTATCGCAGGGGGATACCTCCATTCCCACTGGCACCTGTACCCAGAAGGCGTTGGAGCACGACAGCAGCAG GTCACTGGATACCTCCATAAGGACTATAACAACCTGTGGTTAGTCCAGAGACCAAACAACTCGGAGG ATCTGTCTCGAATGCCAGACCTTGTTCGCCATGGCGATGTCATCCGATTGGAGCACAAAGA GACGACTCGTTTCCTGCACAGCCACCTCCACAAAGCACCACTGACCAAGAAGCACCTGCAGGTCACTGGCTATGGCATT AATGGGACTGGAGACCCCAATGACTTATGGCAGGTGGAGGTGTGCGGGGGCCGGCGGGGCGACCCAGTGAAGGTACTCCGGAGCAAGGTGCGCTTTCTGCACCGAGCCACCGGCTGCGTGCTCTACTCCACTGGCAAGACACTACCCAAATG GGGCTGGGAACAGGTGGAGGTGACGTGCAGCCCCTACCTGAAGGAGACCCCCAATTCCCAGTGGAACATCGAGGACCACATAAACCACAAGT TGCCCAATATCAGCCTGTCGCTGCTGAAGCCATCTTTCCTGGAGATCCTTGTGGAGTCTCACATCGTCATGATCAGG GGCAACAGCGGACTGAAACCCAAAGACCACGAAGCCAGCTCCAAACCCTGGCATTGGCCTGTTAACTACCAG GGCTTGAGGTTCTCTGGAGTGAACGAAACGGAATATCGAGTGTACCTGCTGGGGAATCCT GTCATCTGGTGGTTGAACCTGCTCAGCATTGGCCTATACCTGTTGATGGCTACtactgctgctgttttgctcCAGAGAGGGGTTCAACTTGGTGGGAGGAGTCAAG AGCGCTGCCGGGTGCTGCTGGATGGAGGGGGGCTGTTGTTCCTGGGCTGGCTGCTGCACTACCTGCCTTTCTACACCATGGGCCGCATCCTCTACTACCACCACTACTTCCCCGCCATGCTCTTCAGCAGCATGCTCACAG GCATCACCTTGGACATCTTACTGCAGTGTGGAGATCTACTGTTTCCCCTTGCTGTGGCCCGCGATCTGCACAGAGCGACACAAGGCCTGCTTCTCTCAGCCTTTATCTACAG TTTTTACCTGTTCCACCCCCTTTCCTACGGCATGAGAGGCCCCCTAGCCCATGACCCAGCCAGTGCAATGGCTGGCCTCAGGTGGATGGAATCCTGGGAAttttaa
- the lin52 gene encoding protein lin-52 homolog: MASPSGDDDFESSLLSFEKLDRASPDLWPEQLPGVAEFAASFKSPITNSPPKWMAELENDDIEMLKELGSLTTANLMEKVKGLQNLAYQLGLEESREMTRGKFLNILEKPKK; this comes from the exons ATGGCGTCTCCAAGTGGAG ATGATGACTTTGAGTCCTCTTTGCTGAGCTTTGAAAAGCTGGACAGAGCCTCGCCTGATCTGTGGCCGGAGCAGT TGCCGGGAGTGGCTGAGTTTGCAGCTTCCTTTAAAAGC CCAATTACCAACTCCCCCCCCAAgtggatggcagaattggaGAATGATGACATCGAGATGTTGAAAG AGCTGGGGAGCTTGACCACAGCCAACCTGATGGAGAAGGTGAAAGGTCTGCAGAACCTGGCCTACCAACTTGGTTTGGAGGAAT CTCGGGAAATGACCAGAGGGAAGTTCCTGAACATCCTGGAAAAGCCCAAAAAATGA